Part of the Mauremys reevesii isolate NIE-2019 linkage group 4, ASM1616193v1, whole genome shotgun sequence genome is shown below.
CAGATATACGGGTGTGGGATCAGCATGAAGAGCACTCCCATGCTGCAGGAAGGAGGAGAGAAGAAATAGAAGTGATGGTGGGGTAAAGTTATATTCTATACTGGTGGGAGTCTGCCATCCAAACACTACAGCTGGAGAGGGTTGAGAGGTATGACTACACAGCCTTTCTGAGGACAGACGGAAAGAGAGGAGAGAAACACTTAAGCATGACTCATGGGATCTGAGACTGTGGCATTACAGGAATCCATTGCTTCACATTTATAAAAAGGCCACCCCCTCATCCCCATAACTAGAGTTTAGTTTGAGATTAAGTTAATTTTTTGCTTAAAATGACTAAGAAAAAACTCCCATACCATCATAAGAAAACCAGgctttaaaattttgttttaaaactctCTCCCATGTTCTGCCTAACTATATCCAACCTTGAAAAGTGACAGGAGTAATGGGTATGAGCAGCTGGTGGGTTGCAGGTCTGGAGCCTAATGAATGCACTTTGCCAAGAGCAGAATGCAATTCTACCCAGCCAGAGACAAAGGATATCACATCCCTATTGGATAAGTCCTTTCTATGTATTATAAGTCTCCTGAATATTGCCTAATAGTTGCATGAACCCAACAAGCTCAAATATGAGTAATAAAGATCTTATTTAGAATTCATTAACCTCCTTTTTTCTGAGGGAATCAATTTATGTCAACTGAAACCACATGATGGAAGGTGAATTTGGAACAGTTTTAAAGGCCCTTTTCAGCTTTGGGAAATCTATGCTATTTGATGATTTGTAAGTATAATTTTTAAGTATCAGCCTCATATGCTATTGCTTCACAACTGCAACATCccttcaaaaatatatatttttagttaAGTGACCCATTTAGTTTTAAATGGCTTTCAGATTTGGTGGGGGACAAGAACAGAATGGCCAATAGAGAACAGTGACTTCAAAAAACATTACTGTATaagggttttttcttttaaaaaaggataCTGTATTAAACAGTTGAAAGCAAAGACAGCATTCAAAGCCCATGAGTCAAGCCACAGCCAAAACCGTGTTCTACCGCTAAGTAGGTTTTCTTTTCctcttatttaaaaacaaaaacaaaaaaaacaaaacaagctccCCAAACTGCCATTTAATCTTCACCAGAGGCTGCTTCATCTTCAGACCCTTCATCCCCCGATTTCTCTGGTGGAGGgctggctgatttttttttcttttctggggGGCTCTCAGGCTCTTCATCTTCTTCTTTAGGAGATGGGGTCTTCTCTTTTGATGCCTTTGAAGCTGTGGGGCGACCTGCTTTCCCTTTGCCTTTCACCGGACTGGGTGTCACTAAAGAAAGCAAAGCACCAGTTTCATGAGATCAGCTACAATTACATAAATAAAGAGAATTCACACAGCTTTACACAAACAACCTCTACTTGGAAAATGTATTCTCCAAACCAAATTCAGGTTGTTTTTTGTAAGATGATACTTGCAATGGTGAGTCCTGCATTATTGCTGTTGGAGCAACAATCTGTTAATGTGGATAATGATGCCATACCCAAAATAACAGATGACTTGAGCAATGAGAAATCAGCAGAAGCAGGAAAGCAACTGAAAAGAAAAATCCATAATTCTCATTTACTTTCAGATAAGCTGACAGGAGATAGTACGGGATAGGCAAATCAGTAGAAGTGCTGAATTTGGCACATACAGTAAAAACTCCATCTTTTCATTTTCAATCAGATGAAACTCCAATTTATTGGTTGAAGAAGGGTGTCCTCACTTTTATAGTTGAAGTTATTTACATCAGAAAAAGACTTGTGAAGCACAAGAAACAAATCTGACAGTATTTTAGTTTTGTGATATTAATTTTACTTGGGTCCATCACCTTGAGCGTGTCACATATTTCAGCCCACACTTGAGCTGGCTTTGACAAGCTAACAGGCACCATCTGAGATGCCATGGACCCATAATAAAATAGTAGTCTGGTCCTAAAGTAATTTTTCCCACTCAGGGTAAGCTTCAGGAGACGGGCCCCATTTGAATGTTTGTAGGCATTcagaggaaaataataaaaaaaagtgttaagaCAGATGACTGATAGATCTAAACAGGACATTTTACTCTTATGCAAGATTATTTAAGAGCCTGAACTCAATGGaaaatttttctaaaagatatttaTAAACCATTTAATTACAAGATTTAATGAGCTGCTGGATGGCAGCACTGTGGCATCAAAGTAAAGCAACTACCTGCAGCACAAAAGCTGAACTCCATGgcatctcagagagagagagacaaactcACTTCCACAAAACAATGGAGCTCATGGGCATCCCCTCTCAAAAAAACAAGACAGTTCAAATCCCAATGCTAGTATTCTAAGCTCCCAGGAGCCAACAATATATTATGAACCAAATATCTTTTgaacttttctccacaaccatgaaaGTTACAAAACAtggtttttcccctttctttttaaGAAAGCTGCAATTCTGAAGCACAATTTTGCAACATGTTCAGTAGCTGTGAAAAACATAGGTAAGGTCATAGTAGTAATGCTATAGTTTATGGCTGCAAAGGCACTTTCATCACAGACTCCTATTACAAGGCATTTTCATTTGTTGAAAAGCTTCCTTTAGGTTAAAATTTCTCATGCTCACGGTCAGCTAGATACATGGAATAAAAATGCATTCAGTAATTTGAATATCTGTGCACCTCTATATTGCTATGCCTACATCCAGAGGTCTGCATACTGAAATAAATGAAGTGATTATTCAAGGTTGTTAGGCCCAAGTGTAAACTACTTTAAGTCACCACAGGACAAGCTGACTAGAGACAGGACTGGAAGCTAAGAACTCAGGAGTTCTCATCCCAACATTGCCACTGGCATGATCTTTTTTTTGTCTCAATTTCCCTCTcagtaaaactgatttaattcTTATTTACTTCACAAGGCTGTTAATTTTGAAGTGTTAAGTAGTTTAAAAATCTAATTATGCTTTATTAATCTCCAGAAAAGCAATGATGAAAATCATTTGACTAATGTTCCTTTAAGCAGATGAACGGTTAGGAAAGAGTGACATTTACACACTCAGACACAGCCTTGCTAACTGATCCTTACAGCTGCAAAAATACTCATTTTTTGAAGCAAGTGGCTTCCCGTCCAGTAAGCTCACCTGTAGCCTTTAGCCTGGGCTTaggcattttcttttctttcctctctggCTTGGATTTCTTGGCCaccttttttttgttcttttttgaactgcCATAATCactatcatcatcatcttccatGAGGAAGTCTTCATCACTGCCAGAATCTTCTGCAGGGACAGAGAAAGGAAGTGTGTGTTTGTGAAGAAGCCTTTATCTCTCTTCCAAGTGCAAAGAAAGGAAAGTGGTCTAGCAATTAGACTGGTGCATGGGAGAGGAGTAAGAGTCAGGACACCCTAGTTCTAAGCTGTCACATACTTGTgtcatcttgggcaagtcattttaccactgtgcctcagtttatcaTTTGTAAATATTTCATAGCAGATGACAATGTTTGTAAAGATACCTATTTTATGGTGATGACTTAGTATTTGTAAATGGATCGTGTATCAAGTCATGCACCTCTTTGACCTGAGCTTAAGACAAAAATAGATACACTCTACACTACATCTAAACTTGATTCATCCCTTGAACAGATATGCCTTAACACTGAATGCATTAGTGAGCCGTCTGCACCCAATGCCCAAGAAGTTAACTACATGTAAGTCACACTACTCCAAACAGCTGCTTTAGTAGGTTTTTCATTACAATCCCCATCTACTTACTCTCCTGGAAtggtgcctcctcctcctcctgctcttccTCCTCACTGCCCACATCATCCATAAGCATCTCTCGTTGCTTGGAAGCTGCTTTGGATGCTGCCTGCCGCTGCTGGCGCACGTTTTTGTGGTCTTCTTTCTCATCCTCACTGTCCTCTGTAACACAAAATTCACCATGTTGCAATAACAACTCATGACATATCACATATTCCTGGCTTGCAATAGAAGCTAAGAGCAAAATGAAGGCCAAAAGAATTCCCAATAAAGCAGGAGAACCGAGAGGCTTGCTGGGTAACTATCATGGCTGGTTATTTGAGTGTGGTCAAAATTCTCCCTACAAGCATATGTTTTGAAAGGGCTCAACCTTGAGGTTCTGTCCATTAACCATGAACTTACGAACCAGGACACTTTTTCATAACAGGAATATTTCCCCAGCATCCTGCACCGACCCATTCTTAATACAGAGCAGAGTGCTGCTTAGTGAAAACATGCTTCCGAGATCCTTTGTAACGGAAAGGTGCTCTATAAATGTCAGATATCATTAACGTAAATTTAATAGCAAATGTTATTGTACAATATGACAGTTATGGTTCCCACAGTGAACATAACTGAACACTGACTCAAATTGTTCAAGTCAATGTTGCATTGTAGTACTATATTTTTCATTGTATCATGAGTGAAATGTTTTTAGTTATAGACTGTGTGCTCATAAGATATTTTTGTGATTCTAGAGCAGAATAAACTGGGAAATACTGTAGTAAGTTATTTAAACTCTCCTCATTTCCATCCAGCTGACAGACTGAAGCTTGAATAAAAATGCGGAAAAGCAGAAGAATCTCAGTACTAACACTGGGGAGTGAGGTCAGGGAACAGCTTCACACTAGTCAACGATCCTtgagcttcccctcctcccatgtAAAACCCACTTGCCCAAAGCTTAGGGATAAAAAGTGGGGGCATAGGACAGCAGGGGTTTCATACTTTTCATCTAaaggaggggtggagggaaggaagagCACATAACTTGCAAGAGAGATGGAGTAAAGTGTATACTTCGTTCCTAACCTCGGATTTTGCTTTCTGGATCTTTGGCATTCAGTCACAACATTCAGGCCAACTCAGGACTGATTTCAGGGCACCATACCCGAAACAGTCGCTTAACAGATCTTTGTTTTTACCATCTTTACCTGCAGCCCTTTTCCTGGATTTGGAGGCTCTCTTGTTCTTTTCAGGTTTggctttttttgcttttttgcttttttgagAGCTCTCATAGTCACTGTCAGCTTTGCCATCATCTGCTCCTAAGTCATCATCCTCACTGCCAAAGTCTTCATCTAGGAGAAAATAGTGACAAAATGAGGTCTCAAATATTTCTCAATGGAACATATGCAATGGAGCCATAAGAGAGTGGCAGGCACAATGGACTAATATTCTTGGCCTTCCCTGCTGGAAGTATTACTCTAGCATTACACGAgcaagagctctgtatagctcaaaagcatgtctgcctcaccaacagaagttggtccaataaaagtatgacctcatctaccttgtcttAGTAGTACTATATCACAAAGGAAGAAAATCTGGTAGTCTAGTCCACCAGGACTAGAAAGAACAGGAGAATCAAAGATAGCATCCAAGTTAAGGTGCAACAGCAGAGCTATGTATTATGAACACTACTCCTGTCGGCATCATTAGTCCTTTAACTTTAATATAATCCTTGTAATATTCTTATTATAAAGGATGATATTCCTATAATAAGCCTACTTGGCGATGTTAGCAGCTGGGTAACTACCTGGTGAGTGTGAATCATCTTTCTTGGTCTTCACATCTTTTTCTTCTGAATCCTCACTGCaaaggagagaaggagaaagtttTATCACTATTTTCGAGGATGGATCTGCTGTACTGGGTAAGCCTGTGTTAACTGGGTGAACTGGTACTTTTAGAGGCTGCCACTTTGTGCTTCAGAATCTAAGctcttgttaaaaaaaagttatgtAGTCATTATGGTTGTAAAAATAACCACAATTTGAAGGTGAAGCAAGTGTAAACTGACTGACAGCTGAAACAACAGCTCTGAGAAATGAGCTGCACAGTTCAGCTCAATAAACTGTTAACTCTGAAATGTAAAGTAATTACTATTGTAATTAGCTAGAAGAAATAACATGGAGTGAAAGCATCTTCCTTTCGGATGCTAAAGGGTGTTAAGCCAACACAGCAAACCTAGCCTAAGGGTAAACAGTTTTAAATAGGACTGGTGAAAACACAGGTAAAAGCCAGTAATGGTGAAACAAATATGCCCCAGACTACTGAAGGGTTGTGCCAATGGCAAGAACGGATAGGGGACTGTAGAACACAACTAGTTCTAAATTGAAATTTAACACCACACATTTCTGAAGCATGTTTTGATTACTTGAATAAGCTAGTTTGTTTACAAGTTCAAGTCTTGTGGGAACAACAATTAAGTTTGTATCACATACGCATATTTGCCACACACTGAGAAGGAACAGAACTAGTGGCTCTCATAGCAATCAACATTTAGATGCTTTCAGATCTGCTTCTCTCGTAAATGATATCATCTGAAAGTGGCCGAAAATATCTAGATTCCAGTAATATTTGGGAGTAATTCCTGGACGGAAATCTTGGCCTCCAGTATTTCTAAGCTACTGGAGCACAGGTAAGTAgaaaacacagcagcagcagatgtaGACTGCAGCAGTTCTCACAACACTGCATCCTGCAAGCAAAGGCTAAAACAAAAACCACCCAGGAAAATCGTACAAGTGCCAGCACTAAAAATCCCCTTGGGTCAGATTCCTACTTACTATTTATGTTGCCGTATTGTGCTAGGATGTTTGTCAAACAGAATATCACCCTTCCCTGAAGCACCTAGCATAAAAAGGTCAACATCTCAGACGCAAATGTCCATGCCTCTACGTTAGCTACTGAAGTTGAAAGCCAGACTGAAATATTTCTCCTCTGTCCCACCCACACCAAGACAGCACTTGGGCACACACCATTACCCACTTAATCCTATAACTGCCACCAGTGCTCCTCCTTACTGCCCAGAAACATAAAAGCACCTCAAACCTTTGTGAAAGAAAACACAGTCTTCACTCTTCGGTTGGTTACAAGAATTCAGAGACAGtttattctcaagcaattgcaagGGGGAGAGTATGCACAGACAGGGATTTcccccttcctagacaggtctctgcCTGATAAACAGTtagggcaagcatttataccttttgttgcATACAATAATGATCAACAGCCGTGtcttgtttatacatattccttcctgatatctttacttttctcagcagtttctgctacagtctgcattccgttcttatctaacacaaggttaAAATAGTATCTCTTACAGTTTTTTCCCCActtgcccaggccctgcctcaaAGTCTCACATTATTAGAGTTAGTTTCTAGGAAGAGcgcaagagtcaggctaacacTAAGATATCTGCATTCAAATTCCCTTTATCTCTTTTTCCACTTCCACACCTTGAagtaaaatgttaattattaaaaattttTATAGTGCTTTtacccaaagtgctttacaatagttagctaatggtacaaacaacaacATTTAGAAAGATTATTAAGTGGCCTGCCAacactcagcaattttcaagtggtccacgaaAAAGTTTGACAGCCACTGCCTTAGACAGCAGCCTCCATTAATAAATTTCAATGTCCAGTTAGTCACTTGCAAGTGGAAATTCACATACAGTCTGGAGGCTGATTCTCCAGATTCTCTGAAGGGTAGAAGAATGTCAAACAGGGtggaacaaaaaaagaaaaagcaccaCACATTCCTAGCCCTTTGAAAGAAGTCTGGCACGCTATTTAACCGGAGATGCCTACACACCCTAAGCTTCACATAACTGAGCCTTAGATGCAAGGTAAGGGGACCATTCCATGATTAAGATTTCTTTACTCTTTCTAGAACCCCTTGAAAGCTCATCACCATACCAACTAGCATTGAAGGCTTCAGTGCAATGAAGTGCACATCACTTCGATTGTTGCTACCTACATGGCAAGTTTGGTTTAGCTAATATTGGGCTATAAGTAGTAACTTCTTACCTGTCCTCCTGAGAATTCTTTCCAGGCCGCCTCTTATTTTTAGCCTCCCGGGGAGATGAACGAATTTTCTTGGCTGGAGGGCCAGAATCTCTTCCATAATCTTCATCTGGACAGTACAGCAGAGGAAATGGTTTTGAGAAGAAGTGAACTATGCTATAGCTTCCAGCAATCCAAATAGCCAATGGAGTACTACCTcttcaagtacacctctaccccaatataacacaacccaatataacatgaattcggatacaacgtggtaaagcagcgctccacgGGGTTGGGGCTACacgctccagcagatcaaagcaagttcgatataatgcggtttcacctataacgcagtaagattttttggctcccgaggacagcgttatatcagggtagaggtgtatatttaaAGTTACCAATCCATGTCATTTTTAAGGAGGTCAGATCAGCATCCTGTCAAAAATCCAAGTGTTCAAAACTTGGATTCAACTTTACAAAAGTGAAACATTATACTCAACCTGTATATCCGCAAACTGCATAATAAGTTAACAAGTTTAAGATGAAGAAGTCATAGGAAATACTGCAGAGAAGGCTTTATGGCCAGAGAAAAGTTGATGAGTTTTATTGAAAATCAGAACCGTATATTCTTGTATTCAGAATCATACACAAATCCATTAAAATTTGCACCTATTTCTTATCTTAGGTGCTCCGAAAAGAAACACTGTTTAGATATGACAAAAATAGACAGGTGTAAGGTCTTTCACAAAATCATTTTAGTTCCAAATTATGCATAACGATTACAGGATACTACCAATAGTACTGCAGTTAAGAACTAGGCAAGCTTCAGTCATATTTTCTTTCCACTAAGTGTCAATATAACCTCAATtagcagagcagcagcatgtctactttccaagaaaataaaacattatgatatttttggaAGCCATATGGATAATCTAATTCTAAATCTAATGAATATGCAAATAACTAAAAAAGGATGATTCACAGAAAAGCCTGCGTGCTAGGATCAACTAATAAATTGGCTGTGGTAAAATACGAGGAAGTAATTTCAGCAAGATTCTGCCAATAACAAACCAAGAAAGGCCGTTAGAGCTGTCACAATAAGTgcattaaaatagatttttactacatttaaaaaatattggggGTACATATTTACATTTTCAAACCCTTATCAATTCATGGCCATGGTAAAGAGTgaacaatttttttctgaaaaagaacaaaaatagtTTACCAGCATCGTCTGATTCCTGAAACTGTGAATAATCGACCACCTTCCTGttcctgtttaaaaaagaaaagttaagTTTAGTTAACAATTTATGATCTTGGAAAGACAGCATTTTCAAACTAACAAAAAAGCACCACTCTTGTTTTCCGATATAGAATTCAAAGTCTGCAAAGTCATTACTCACCAATACCTCCAAAGGGCAACCCTAAAAGCACTTCCAGAAACACAGCCACCTGTATCTTAACCCTCAGAAATTAATGCAGGATCAACGCTCTAgcacaggagttctcaaacttcattgcaccgcaacctccttctgacaacaaaaattgctacaTGATGCCAGGagaggggaccgaagcctgagcctgccggagccctgctgcccagggtggggaggccaaagggcttcagccccaggttggaggcctgtaacctgagccctacCATCCAGGACTGAAGCTGTGAGGTGCAGGCCCCTGCAAATCTAACGACAGCCCTGGCGACTCCATTAAAACAGGATTGCGACcaactttggggtcctgaccctaGTTTCAAAACTGCTGCTCTAGCAACTTCATCTGGAGCCCTTAGGATTTATTTTATATATGGTAAATTTCCAGTTTCTATTAGAGATTGCTAACAGGTATCCATCACTTTGCCGCTAAGTTTTTGAACAGTATTCTTTGTGCAGCTTAAGAGCCAATTAACAGAACCACTCTCACCTGTGCATACGTAGTTCCTCTACACTACAATGAAATCATATCCAGTGTTGTGTTGCTGTAATATATTCAGCTACAGTTCTTGAGAAGCATCTTTAAAGCACCAGTAGCACCCTAAGATTAAAGTGAGTTTTCACTACCcctttgaaaaaaacaaaccaccctgTTCAGAGGTCAGGAAACATTCAGTTTAGTCAATAACTAGTTTTAGATATTTTCTATCTACCTCCCTATTGATACTGCATTTGTTACACTAGTTACGTATTAGGGTTTATCAACATCTAGAAGTTGCACTATTTCAAATTAAAATagttaacccccctcccccaaacacctttagttagggtatgtctatatgtACAGTGCTGTAGTTGTACCATACAGATGTGACGCTgcagtgcatctggtgaagacactcaaAAAAAAGCCCACCTCCGCAAGCGGccgaagctctcctgctgacgtAGTGCTGTACACGagcgcttatgttggtgtaacttatgtcactcagcgGGGTAGAacattcacacccttgagtgacaaagttttgccaacatagacCTTAGACATAGCCTGAAACAGGTGAAACTTTGTTTAGACCAGACCTAGGAGTTCCTACATCCATCTGtatctcccccctcaccccccaaaaaccTTTAGCCTCAGACATGAAACAGTTGCTGTAGAAACAGTATCAAAGATTGACTTCCAGGTACAGACTGAGCAGGTGAACTGACAATGTCATGCACATGCCATTAATACAGGAAGCCTCAAGACATGGTGAACTGCTTGTACAAAAATAAAGTTGTCCATAGGGTATCAGCTGCTCTTTACACAAAATTCAGTGACCTCCAACTGAATTTTTAAACAGGACAGTGAGCGGGAAGctgtaaatgtttttgttttgttaaataaaagATAACAGTGACAAAGACTGTCATTTCACAATGCTTTGGCCATTATATTTGAAGCTTCTTCGCAGAATAAGCCtacaatcaaaatattttaatatgccAAGCAGACAAATATAGCATTTTCAAGATTAAGAAAGTCAGTCCTTGAATAGGAAGAGAAAAAGATTtgtgctccctcctccttgtttttaatttattttgggaTATATAAAGAATGcctgaaaggtttaaaaaaaaaaaaatgcagattccacCTATCCTTTAAGACTTCATAATGACAAGAGAACAATGAGGCAAGAGTGAAAGCTGACAAGAGTGAAAGTTGGGTTTTTACAGAATCATGTTTAAGTTGGTGTTAACCATGAGAAACCAAAATTTTAATTTCAGTGATAAAATAaaaatttggaagaaaaaaaaatattacactGGACCTTTGAGTTCAACGTATCACCACCCCTCCCTCTGATTGAAGCAGCAGTTGGGAGCAACTTTTTATTGGAATTCAACTAGTGACgtgcccatcacacagcttctgtgGAGACTTCCCTACTTAgtgctggtccacactaagaaggggggggtcgaactagggtacgcaaattcagctacgtgaataacgtagctgaattcgaagtaccctagttcgacctactcacccgtccagacgcggcggggtcgaactccacggctcccccgtcaactccaccaccgccatttgcagtggtggagtaccggagtcgaccgcggtgctaccggagttcgaactatcgcgtctagatcagacgcgatagttcgaactccgtgaagtcgaactcaccgcgtcgacggggaaggtaagtgtaaacctaccctgaGTCTTCTGGAGAGTGAGGGAACAAGTGGATCAATGTGACTTCCATTAGGGGCTCTCTGGGTATACAATGTACCCTACCAGTTAGCTATTTTGAGATTGTAGCCCTGCAAATGAGGTGGTCCTGTGGTGAACTGTATTATGGACAGCCCCAGAAAGGGAAAGACAGTTTTAAGAAGCTGTTCACAGTATGTTTGAG
Proteins encoded:
- the NUCKS1 gene encoding nuclear ubiquitous casein and cyclin-dependent kinase substrate 1; translation: MSRPVRNRKVVDYSQFQESDDADEDYGRDSGPPAKKIRSSPREAKNKRRPGKNSQEDSEDSEEKDVKTKKDDSHSPDEDFGSEDDDLGADDGKADSDYESSQKSKKAKKAKPEKNKRASKSRKRAAEDSEDEKEDHKNVRQQRQAASKAASKQREMLMDDVGSEEEEQEEEEAPFQEKDSGSDEDFLMEDDDDSDYGSSKKNKKKVAKKSKPERKEKKMPKPRLKATVTPSPVKGKGKAGRPTASKASKEKTPSPKEEDEEPESPPEKKKKSASPPPEKSGDEGSEDEAASGED